A window of Streptomyces sp. NBC_01224 genomic DNA:
TCGATGTCCTGCTTCATCTCCGTGTCCTGGCCCTCGACCTCGACCCGGGCCTGCAGACCGACGGAGAGCCCCTCGATCTGCTGATCCACGGATCCGCCCTGGATCCGCACCTCGCCCTGGACGACCCCACCGGGTACGACATTGAGTTCGGTCAGCTCGGTCTCCACCGAAGCACCACCGGCACCCATGCTCGCGAGCAGCCGCTTGAAGCCCATGTTTACTCCTCCTTGGTCCTGACCCCTACATACGCGCCACGACCGTGGTCGGTTCCCGGTAACCTCGAACGCCATGATCGAGGGCTTGGACCGTACGCCACTGACACGCGACTTCTTCGACCGCCCCGTACTGGACGTGGCACCCGATCTCCTGGGCCGGACTCTGGTGCGCACCACCCCCTACGGCCCCATCGAACTCCGCCTCACCGAGGTGGAGGCCTACGCCGGCGAGATCGACCCCGGATCGCATGCGTTCAGAGGCCGCACCCCACGCAACAGCGTCATGTACGGACCACCCGGCCACGCGTACGTCTACTTCACGTACGGCATGTGGCACTGCCTCAACCTGGTGTGCGGCCCGGAGGGTAAGGCCAGCGGTGTCCTGCTCCGCGCCGGCGACATCCAGGTCGGCGCCGACCTCACCCGCAAACGTCGAATCTCGGCCCGTAATGACAAGGAACTGGCCAAAGGCCCGGCCCGACTGGCCACCGCTCTCGATGTCGACCGCGCACTGAACGGCACCGACGCCATCGCCCACCCCGGCGCCCCGCTGTCCGTACTGCACGGCACCCCACCACCCCGCGACCAGGTACGCAACGGTCCGCGCACCGGAGTGGGCGGCGACGGTGCCGCACACCCGTGGCGCTTCTGGATCGACGGAGACCCCACGGTGAGCCCCTACAGAGCCCATGTGCCACGCCGCCGTGCAACTTGACTCGCCCTTGGGGGCCGCCTAATGTAGCCCGAGCCGCTTGAAACGGGTACTGCTGTCGGTACGGTCCATCGGACCGCCCCGAGCATCCGGAAGCGGCCAACCACTACCTACGAATCACCCTGACGGGTGCGAATTCGGTATGCCGCAATTCGACCTCATCGACTCGATTATGAGTCGCCAAGGAAATCGGTTAATGTAGTGGACGTGCCGAAAGGCAAAGGCCACTCCAAAGGCCACCGGAATTCAAATTCGGACCGGAAACGGAACGAAAAGGAATCTGGTAAGGTTGGAAACGCCGGAAAGGGAAACGCGAAAGCGAAGAACTGGAAAGCAGCCCCGTTTCGACCGGGAATCGGACACGAAAGAGTCTGGTAGAGTCGGAGACGCAAGACCGAAGGGAAAAGCCCGGAGGAAAGCCCGAGAGGGTGAGTACAAAGGAAGCGCCCGTTCCTTGAGAACTCAACAGCGTGCCAAAAGTCAACGCCAGATATGTTGATACCCCGGCCTGTTTCGGCAGGTTGGTGGTTCCTTTGAAAGTCCTGCCGGGCCTCACGGTTCCGGTGGGCAATTTACACAGCGAGGACGCTGTGAACGATCGGTCTTATTCCGGCTGATCGTTCCGCTCTCGTGATGTGTGTCCCGATTACGGGAAAACATTCACGGAGAGTTTGATCCTGGCTCAGGACGAACGCTGGCGGCGTGCTTAACACATGCAAGTCGAACGATGAAGCCCTTCGGGGTGGATTAGTGGCGAACGGGTGAGTAACACGTGGGCAATCTGCCCTTCACTCTGGGACAAGCCCTGGAAACGGGGTCTAATACCGGATAACACTCTGTCCCGCATGGGACGGGGTTGAAAGCTCCGGCGGTGAAGGATGAGCCCGCGGCCTATCAGCTTGTTGGTGGGGTGATGGCCTACCAAGGCGACGACGGGTAGCCGGCCTGAGAGGGCGACCGGCCACACTGGGACTGAGACACGGCCCAGACTCCTACGGGAGGCAGCAGTGGGGAATATTGCACAATGGGCGAAAGCCTGATGCAGCGACGCCGCGTGAGGGATGACGGCCTTCGGGTTGTAAACCTCTTTCAGCAGGGAAGAAGCGAAAGTGACGGTACCTGCAGAAGAAGCGCCGGCTAACTACGTGCCAGCAGCCGCGGTAATACGTAGGGCGCAAGCGTTGTCCGGAATTATTGGGCGTAAAGAGCTCGTAGGCGGCTTGTTGCGTCGGTTGTGAAAGCCCGGGGCTTAACCCCGGGTCTGCAGTCGATACGGGCAGGCTAGAGTGTGGTAGGGGAGATCGGAATTCCTGGTGTAGCGGTGAAATGCGCAGATATCAGGAGGAACACCGGTGGCGAAGGCGGATCTCTGGGCCATTACTGACGCTGAGGAGCGAAAGCGTGGGGAGCGAACAGGATTAGATACCCTGGTAGTCCACGCCGTAAACGTTGGGAACTAGGTGTTGGCGACATTCCACGTCGTCGGTGCCGCAGCTAACGCATTAAGTTCCCCGCCTGGGGAGTACGGCCGCAAGGCTAAAACTCAAAGGAATTGACGGGGGCCCGCACAAGCAGCGGAGCATGTGGCTTAATTCGACGCAACGCGAAGAACCTTACCAAGGCTTGACATACACCGGAAAGCATCAGAGATGGTGCCCCCCTTGTGGTCGGTGTACAGGTGGTGCATGGCTGTCGTCAGCTCGTGTCGTGAGATGTTGGGTTAAGTCCCGCAACGAGCGCAACCCTTGTTCTGTGTTGCCAGCATGCCCTTCGGGGTGATGGGGACTCACAGGAGACTGCCGGGGTCAACTCGGAGGAAGGTGGGGACGACGTCAAGTCATCATGCCCCTTATGTCTTGGGCTGCACACGTGCTACAATGGCCGGTACAATGAGCTGCGATGCCGCGAGGCGGAGCGAATCTCAAAAAGCCGGTCTCAGTTCGGATTGGGGTCTGCAACTCGACCCCATGAAGTCGGAGTTGCTAGTAATCGCAGATCAGCATTGCTGCGGTGAATACGTTCCCGGGCCTTGTACACACCGCCCGTCACGTCACGAAAGTCGGTAACACCCGAAGCCGGTGGCCCAACCCCTTGTGAGAGGGAGCTGTCGAAGGTGGGACTGGCGATTGGGACGAAGTCGTAACAAGGTAGCCGTACCGGAAGGTGCGGCTGGATCACCTCCTTTCTAAGGAGCACTTCTTACCGGGCTTGCTCGGTCAGAGGCCACTACGTCGGCAAATGTTCGGCGGTGGTTGCTCATGGGTGGAACGTTGACTATTCAGTACCTGGTGGTTCAACCGGGTCGTAAGTACTGCTCCTCGGAGCGTGGAAAACGAACCGGATGAATTTCGGGTACTGGGCGCGCTGTTGGGTGTCTGAAGGTATGGCCGCAAGGTTGCCTTCAAACGCCGGTCCCGGTGAAGCATCGCTTGTGCGGTGTGTGACGGGTGACTGGTCGTTGCTTGAGAACTGCACAGTGGACGCGAGCATCTGTGGCCAAGTTTTTAAGGGCGCACGGTGGATGCCTTGGCACCAGGAACCGATGAAGGACGTGGGAGGCCACGATAGGCCCCGGGGAGCTGTCAACCGAGCTTTGATCCGGGGGTGTCCGAATGGGGAAACCCGGCAGTCGTCATGGGCTGTCACCCGCTGCTGAACACATAGGCAGTGTGGAGGGAACGAGGGGAAGTGAAACATCTCAGTACCCTCAGGAAGAGAAAACAACCGTGATTCCGGGAGTAGTGGCGAGCGAAACTGGATGAGGCCAAACCGTATGCGTGTGATACCCGGCAGGGGTTGCGCATGCGGGGTTGTGGGATCTCTCTTTCACGGTCTGCCGGCTGTGAGACGAGTCAGAAACCGTTGATGTAGGCGAAGGACATGCGAAAGGTCCGGCGTAGAGGGTAAGACCCCCGTAGCTGAAACATTAACGGCTCGTTTGAGAGACACCCAAGTAGCACGGGGCCCGAGAAATCCCGTGTGAATCTGGCGGGACCACCCGCTAAGCCTAAATATTCCCTGGTGACCGATAGCGGATAGTACCGTGAGGGAATGGTGAAAAGTACCGCGGGAGCGGAGTGAAATAGTACCTGAAACCGTGTGCCTACAAGCCGTGGGAGCGTCGCTGTTGTTCTTCGGAGCAACAGTCGTGACTGCGTGCCTTTTGAAGAATGAGCCTGCGAGTTTGCGGTGTGTTGCGAGGTTAACCCGTGTGGGGAAGCCGTAGCGAAAGCGAGTCCGAATAGGGCGTTTCAGTAGCACGCTCAAGACCCGAAGCGGAGTGATCTAGCCATGGGCAGGTTGAAGCGGAGGTAAGACTTCGTGGAGGACCGAACCCACCAGGGTTGAAAACCTGGGGGATGACCTGTGGTTAGGGGTGAAAGGCCAATCAAACTCCGTGATAGCTGGTTCTCCCCGAAATGCATTTAGGTGCAGCGTCGTGTGTTTCTTGCCGGAGGTAGAGCACTGGATAGGCGATGGGCCCTACCGGGTTACTGACCTTAGCCAAACTCCGAATGCCGGTAAGTGAGAGCACGGCAGTGAGACTGTGGGGGATAAGCTCCATGGTCGAGAGGGAAACAGCCCAGAGCATCGACTAAGGCCCCTAAGCGTACGCTAAGTGGGAAAGGATGTGGAGTCGCAGAGACAACCAGGAGGTTGGCTTAGAAGCAGCCACCCTTGAAAGAGTGCGTAATAGCTCACTGGTCAAGTGATTCCGCGCCGACAATGTAGCGGGGCTCAAGCGTACCGCCGAAGTCGTGTCATTCATACATTAAGGGCTAACGCCTGTGTGGATGGGTAGGGGAGCGTCGTGTGCCGGGTGAAGCAGCCGCGGAAGCGAGTTGTGGACGGTTCACGAGTGAGAATGCAGGCATGAGTAGCGATACACACGTGAGAAACGTGTGCGCCGATTGACTAAGGGTTCCTGGGTCAAGCTGATCTGCCCAGGGTAAGTCGGGACCTAAGGCGAGGCCGACAGGCGTAGTCGATGGACAACCGGTTGATATTCCGGTACCCGCTTTGAAACGCCCAATATTGAATCAGGCGATGCTAAGTCCGTGAAGCCGGCCCGATCTCTTCGGAGTTGAGGGTAGTGGTGGAGCCGACGAACCAGACTTGTACTAGGTAAGCGATGGGGTGACGCAGGAAGGTAGTCCAGCCCGGGCGGTGGTAGTCCCGGGGTAAGGGTGTAGGCCGTGTGGTAGGTAAATCCGTCACACGTTAAGGCTGAGACCTGATGCCGAGCCGATTGTGGTGAAGTGGATGATCCTATGCTGTCGAGAAAAGCCTCTAGCGAGTTTCATGGCGGCCCGTACCCTAAACCGACTCAGGTGGTCAGGTAGAGAATACCGAGGCGTTCGGGTGAACTATGGTTAAGGAACTCGGCAAAATGCCCCCGTAACTTCGGGAGAAGGGGGGCCATCACTGGTGATCCGATTTGCTCGGTGAGCTGGGGGTGGCCGCAGAGACCAGCGAGAAGCGACTGTTTACTAAAAACACAGGTCCGTGCGAAGCCGTAAGGCGATGTATACGGACTGACGCCTGCCCGGTGCTGGAACGTTAAGGGGACCGGTTAGCTGACTTTCGGGTCGGCGAAGCTGAGAACTTAAGCGCCAGTAAACGGCGGTGGTAACTATAACCATCCTAAGGTAGCGAAATTCCTTGTCGGGTAAGTTCCGACCTGCACGAATGGCGTAACGACTTCTCGACTGTCTCAACCATAGGCCCGGTGAAATTGCACTACGAGTAAAGATGCTCGTTTCGCGCAGCAGGACGGAAAGACCCCGGGACCTTTACTACAGTTTGATATTGGTGTTCGGTTCGGCTTGTGTAGGATAGGTGGGAGACTTTGAAGCAGCCACGCCAGTGGTTGTGGAGTCGCCGTTGAAATACCACTCTGGTCGTGCTGGATGTCTAACCTGGGTCCGTGATCCGGATCAGGGACAGTGTCTGATGGGTAGTTTAACTGGGGCGGTTGCCTCCTAAAGAGTAACGGAGGCGCCCAAAGGTTCCCTCAGCCTGGTTGGCAATCAGGTGTTGAGTGTAAGTGCACAAGGGAGCTTGACTGTGAGACCGACGGGTCGAGCAGGGACGAAAGTCGGGACTAGTGATCCGGCAGTGGCTTGTGGAAGCGCTGTCGCTCAACGGATAAAAGGTACCCCGGGGATAACAGGCTGATCTTCCCCAAGAGTCCATATCGACGGGATGGTTTGGCACCTCGATGTCGGCTCGTCGCATCCTGGGGCTGGAGTCGGTCCCAAGGGTTGGGCTGTTCGCCCATTAAAGCGGTACGCGAGCTGGGTTTAGAACGTCGTGAGACAGTTCGGTCCCTATCCGCTGTGCGCGTAGGAATATTGAGAAGGGCTGTCCCTAGTACGAGAGGACCGGGACGGACGAACCTCTGGTGTGCCAGTTGTCCTGCCAAGGGCATGGCTGGTTGGCTACGTTCGGAAAGGATAACCGCTGAAAGCATCTAAGCGGGAAGCCTGCTTCGAGATGAGTATTCCCACCAACTTGATTGGTTAAGGCTCCCAGTAGACGACTGGGTTGATAGGCCAGATGTGGAAGCCCGGTAACGGGTGGAGCTGACTGGTACTAATAGGCCGAGGGCTTGTCCTCAGTTGCTCGCGTCCACTGTGTTGTTCCCGGGTTGCGAACA
This region includes:
- a CDS encoding DNA-3-methyladenine glycosylase, with the translated sequence MIEGLDRTPLTRDFFDRPVLDVAPDLLGRTLVRTTPYGPIELRLTEVEAYAGEIDPGSHAFRGRTPRNSVMYGPPGHAYVYFTYGMWHCLNLVCGPEGKASGVLLRAGDIQVGADLTRKRRISARNDKELAKGPARLATALDVDRALNGTDAIAHPGAPLSVLHGTPPPRDQVRNGPRTGVGGDGAAHPWRFWIDGDPTVSPYRAHVPRRRAT